A section of the Labrus mixtus chromosome 15, fLabMix1.1, whole genome shotgun sequence genome encodes:
- the troap gene encoding uncharacterized protein troap isoform X1, whose product MDSSPVLRPQSQNKIRSDFQRPKKEHNKMQVHPRPSKLQSTRHLSDENIENQDPGNSPMGKKAPVRPGVSRLPVLAKSLRLQTPVDFGQSHSRWEEKPLAGKAKNKRPCTRPIPFNLTQSKGSRVASENQHPLTQPRTGCHAVQPDNNACDGYLKSQNTNAKPAKHPSTLNRKLDSKKGTGNSHFKATENTPQLSGHSVPSVTFKTSNTLSQPLAAVSNNALHQNHSTTLSAKSTYSAETCLDNMNLLSLKDPTISSNSSQNMQLTTQGNYSKSLTEKGENFQSDHAALLSILRNEGVSAPCLGSATPQSKAYNYVPQRVSIMTRQKVGPTTGSVKSVQFSPDPAALQSILLNEGVKAEGPFGATPQHPVRPSGRGTSVYTAQRVPLRKNHAEGGPVAVLFSSVALNETPLKKWTPQRVRDIRHQPMSAMRWHMSLSTQQSPYGSTPGLRSCKTNLQPRQEEIVQRLFDDQEDQQSVTVKDPETQAKQLPGQDTTVEHERKNKPLCEGKVETGREVSSVEDGDEEEEKEQRKIGEQPFFQAPHRESVIFFSTGRKLLRAPRFEKEDKSAHQEQHGPVSSAQKKMLPVSEERPCIPEPTNHIVLAVQSLQREVIVQKTCPKSPAVAMLRKRLPQLEELRLDEEVSTYTSVAVQAALGFLPPRPRCGNPLASTLHFEELSTFVPISCSLMSGPSSPQCSPLQER is encoded by the exons ATGGATTCCTCTCCAGTCCTTCGTCCGCAAAGTCAGAACAAAATCCGGAGTGACTTTCAGAG GCCGAagaaagaacacaacaaaatgCAAGTTCACCCAAGGCCTTCCAAACTTCAATCTACACGTCATCTTTCGGACGAAAATATTGAGAACCAAGATCCGGGAAACTCACCAATGGGCAAGAAAGCACCTGTGCGTCCAGGTGTTAGTAGGCTCCCAGTACTCGCAAAGTCCCTTCGTCTTCAGACTCCTGTCGACTTCGGTCAATCTCACAGTAGATGGGAGGAGAAACCTCTTGCT ggaaaagctaaaaataaaaggcCATGCACCAGGCCCATTCCTTTCAACCTGACGCAGTCAAAGGGCTCGAGAGTGGCCTCTGAAAATCAGCATCCTCTGACACAACCAAGGACAGGCTGTCATGCTGTCCAACCTGATAACAATGCATGCGATGGTTATCTAAAATCCcaaaacacaaatgcaaaacCTGCTAAACATCCATCCACATTAAACAGAAAGTTGGATTCAAAAAAAGGAACGGGGAATTCTCATTTTAAGGCTACAGAAAATACTCCCCAGCTGTCCGGGCATTCTGTCCCTTCCGTCACATTTAAGACTTCAAACACTTTGTCCCAGCCTCTAGCAGCAGTTTCTAATAATGCTTTGCATCAGAACCACAGCACTACTTTGTCTGCAAAGTCTACTTATAGTGCAGAGACCTGTTTGGATAACATGAACCTGCTAAGCCTTAAGGATCCGACCATTTCATCCAATTCTAGCCAGAACATGCAGCTGACTACGCAGGGCAACTATTCTAAAAGTTTAACCG AAAAAGGGGAGAACTTCCAGTCTGACCACGCCGCTTTACTAAGTATCCTCCGAAATGAGGGAGTAAGCGCACCATGTTTGGGATCTGCAACTCCACAGTCTAAAGCCTATAACTATGTG CCCCAGCGAGTGTCTATCATGACTCGACAAAAAGTTGGACCAACTACTG GATCAGTGAAGTCGGTGCAGTTCTCCCCGGACCCCGCTGCACTGCAGAGTATCCTGCTGAACGAGGGAGTCAAGGCTGAAGGGCCTTTCGGTGCCACACCTCAACACCCAGTCCGTCCATCAGGCAGAGGCACTTCAGTCTACACT GCTCAGAGAGTCCCGCTTAGAAAGAATCATGCAGAAGGTGGACCAGTAG CTGTTTTATTCTCCTCAGTTGCACTAAATGAAACTCCACTTAAAAAATGGACGCCACAGAGAGTCCGGGACATCAGGCATCAGCCCATGTCTGCTATG AGATGGCATATGTCACTGTCAACTCAACAGTCACCATACGGCAGCACTCCTGGGTTGCGGAGCTGCAAGACCAACCTTCAGCCACGCCAAGAG GAAATTGTCCAGAGATTATTTGATGATCAAGAGGACCAGCAGAGTGTGACGGTGAAGGATCCTGAGACACAAGCAAAGCAGCTCCCAGGTCAAGATACAACTGTAGAACACGAACGGAAGAATAAACCCCTCTGTGAAGGAAAGGTAGAGACAGGAAGGGAAGTGAGCAGCGTCGAGGatggtgatgaggaggaggagaaagaacaaAGGAAAATTGGAGAGCAGCCATTCTTCCAAGCACCACATAGAGAGTCGGTCATTTTTTTCTCAACGGGAAGAAAGCTGCTAAGAGCCCCCCGTTTTGAGAAGGAAGATAAGTCGGCCCATCAGGAGCAGCACGGCCCGGTTTCATCAGCGCAGAAAAAGATGCTGCCAGTGAGTGAGGAGAGGCCGTGCATTCCAGAACCAACCAATCATATCGTCCTTGCTGTTCAGAGCCTGCAAAGAG AAGTGATTGTTCAGAAAACCTGTCCTAAGAGTCCTGCAGTGGCAATGCTGCGAAAGCGTCTCcctcagctggaggagctgcgtTTGGACGAGGAGGTGTCCACCTACACATCGGTGGCTGTGCAGGCTGCTCTGGGCTTTTTGCCTCCTCGGCCCCGCTGTGGAAACCCACTGGCCTCCACCCTGCACTTTGAAGAGTTATCT acatttgttCCTATCAGCTGCAGTCTCATGTCTGGCCCTTCTTCTCCACAATGCTCTCCACTGCAGGAGAGATGA
- the troap gene encoding uncharacterized protein troap isoform X2, whose protein sequence is MDSSPVLRPQSQNKIRSDFQRPKKEHNKMQVHPRPSKLQSTRHLSDENIENQDPGNSPMGKKAPVRPGVSRLPVLAKSLRLQTPVDFGQSHSRWEEKPLAGKAKNKRPCTRPIPFNLTQSKGSRVASENQHPLTQPRTGCHAVQPDNNACDGYLKSQNTNAKPAKHPSTLNRKLDSKKGTGNSHFKATENTPQLSGHSVPSVTFKTSNTLSQPLAAVSNNALHQNHSTTLSAKSTYSAETCLDNMNLLSLKDPTISSNSSQNMQLTTQGNYSKSLTEKGENFQSDHAALLSILRNEGVSAPCLGSATPQSKAYNYVPQRVSIMTRQKVGPTTGSVKSVQFSPDPAALQSILLNEGVKAEGPFGATPQHPVRPSGRGTSVYTAQRVPLRKNHAEGGPVVALNETPLKKWTPQRVRDIRHQPMSAMRWHMSLSTQQSPYGSTPGLRSCKTNLQPRQEEIVQRLFDDQEDQQSVTVKDPETQAKQLPGQDTTVEHERKNKPLCEGKVETGREVSSVEDGDEEEEKEQRKIGEQPFFQAPHRESVIFFSTGRKLLRAPRFEKEDKSAHQEQHGPVSSAQKKMLPVSEERPCIPEPTNHIVLAVQSLQREVIVQKTCPKSPAVAMLRKRLPQLEELRLDEEVSTYTSVAVQAALGFLPPRPRCGNPLASTLHFEELSTFVPISCSLMSGPSSPQCSPLQER, encoded by the exons ATGGATTCCTCTCCAGTCCTTCGTCCGCAAAGTCAGAACAAAATCCGGAGTGACTTTCAGAG GCCGAagaaagaacacaacaaaatgCAAGTTCACCCAAGGCCTTCCAAACTTCAATCTACACGTCATCTTTCGGACGAAAATATTGAGAACCAAGATCCGGGAAACTCACCAATGGGCAAGAAAGCACCTGTGCGTCCAGGTGTTAGTAGGCTCCCAGTACTCGCAAAGTCCCTTCGTCTTCAGACTCCTGTCGACTTCGGTCAATCTCACAGTAGATGGGAGGAGAAACCTCTTGCT ggaaaagctaaaaataaaaggcCATGCACCAGGCCCATTCCTTTCAACCTGACGCAGTCAAAGGGCTCGAGAGTGGCCTCTGAAAATCAGCATCCTCTGACACAACCAAGGACAGGCTGTCATGCTGTCCAACCTGATAACAATGCATGCGATGGTTATCTAAAATCCcaaaacacaaatgcaaaacCTGCTAAACATCCATCCACATTAAACAGAAAGTTGGATTCAAAAAAAGGAACGGGGAATTCTCATTTTAAGGCTACAGAAAATACTCCCCAGCTGTCCGGGCATTCTGTCCCTTCCGTCACATTTAAGACTTCAAACACTTTGTCCCAGCCTCTAGCAGCAGTTTCTAATAATGCTTTGCATCAGAACCACAGCACTACTTTGTCTGCAAAGTCTACTTATAGTGCAGAGACCTGTTTGGATAACATGAACCTGCTAAGCCTTAAGGATCCGACCATTTCATCCAATTCTAGCCAGAACATGCAGCTGACTACGCAGGGCAACTATTCTAAAAGTTTAACCG AAAAAGGGGAGAACTTCCAGTCTGACCACGCCGCTTTACTAAGTATCCTCCGAAATGAGGGAGTAAGCGCACCATGTTTGGGATCTGCAACTCCACAGTCTAAAGCCTATAACTATGTG CCCCAGCGAGTGTCTATCATGACTCGACAAAAAGTTGGACCAACTACTG GATCAGTGAAGTCGGTGCAGTTCTCCCCGGACCCCGCTGCACTGCAGAGTATCCTGCTGAACGAGGGAGTCAAGGCTGAAGGGCCTTTCGGTGCCACACCTCAACACCCAGTCCGTCCATCAGGCAGAGGCACTTCAGTCTACACT GCTCAGAGAGTCCCGCTTAGAAAGAATCATGCAGAAGGTGGACCAGTAG TTGCACTAAATGAAACTCCACTTAAAAAATGGACGCCACAGAGAGTCCGGGACATCAGGCATCAGCCCATGTCTGCTATG AGATGGCATATGTCACTGTCAACTCAACAGTCACCATACGGCAGCACTCCTGGGTTGCGGAGCTGCAAGACCAACCTTCAGCCACGCCAAGAG GAAATTGTCCAGAGATTATTTGATGATCAAGAGGACCAGCAGAGTGTGACGGTGAAGGATCCTGAGACACAAGCAAAGCAGCTCCCAGGTCAAGATACAACTGTAGAACACGAACGGAAGAATAAACCCCTCTGTGAAGGAAAGGTAGAGACAGGAAGGGAAGTGAGCAGCGTCGAGGatggtgatgaggaggaggagaaagaacaaAGGAAAATTGGAGAGCAGCCATTCTTCCAAGCACCACATAGAGAGTCGGTCATTTTTTTCTCAACGGGAAGAAAGCTGCTAAGAGCCCCCCGTTTTGAGAAGGAAGATAAGTCGGCCCATCAGGAGCAGCACGGCCCGGTTTCATCAGCGCAGAAAAAGATGCTGCCAGTGAGTGAGGAGAGGCCGTGCATTCCAGAACCAACCAATCATATCGTCCTTGCTGTTCAGAGCCTGCAAAGAG AAGTGATTGTTCAGAAAACCTGTCCTAAGAGTCCTGCAGTGGCAATGCTGCGAAAGCGTCTCcctcagctggaggagctgcgtTTGGACGAGGAGGTGTCCACCTACACATCGGTGGCTGTGCAGGCTGCTCTGGGCTTTTTGCCTCCTCGGCCCCGCTGTGGAAACCCACTGGCCTCCACCCTGCACTTTGAAGAGTTATCT acatttgttCCTATCAGCTGCAGTCTCATGTCTGGCCCTTCTTCTCCACAATGCTCTCCACTGCAGGAGAGATGA